A single region of the Thermoanaerobacterium aotearoense genome encodes:
- a CDS encoding transketolase, which yields MRKYELMKIAREIRINVINMIAEASHGHPGGSLSSADILTELYFDKMNIKPDDPKWDDRDRLVLSKGHAAPVLYAVLAKRGYFSERVLLSLDKFGSILQGHPDMKSTPGLDMTTGSLGQGLSAANGMALAGKLDKKDYRVYVILGDGEIQEGQIWEAAMTAAHYKLDNLTAILDFNGLQINGHNEEVKNIQPIDEKFKAFGWHVIKIDGHDFDQIKRAIEEAESTKGKPTIIIAKTIKGKGVSFMENRVDWHGTAPNEEQRQKAVEELERSEA from the coding sequence ATGAGAAAATATGAATTAATGAAAATAGCAAGGGAAATAAGGATAAACGTAATTAATATGATTGCGGAAGCATCTCATGGACATCCTGGCGGATCGCTTTCGTCTGCTGATATACTTACTGAATTGTATTTCGATAAAATGAACATTAAACCAGATGATCCAAAATGGGATGACAGGGACAGGCTCGTGTTATCAAAAGGACATGCAGCACCTGTTTTATATGCTGTCCTTGCTAAAAGAGGTTATTTTTCGGAAAGAGTCTTATTGTCTTTAGACAAGTTTGGTTCAATACTGCAGGGGCATCCTGACATGAAGTCAACGCCAGGCCTTGATATGACTACAGGTTCACTTGGTCAGGGTTTATCTGCAGCAAACGGCATGGCTTTAGCAGGCAAATTAGATAAAAAAGATTACAGAGTATACGTAATACTAGGCGACGGCGAAATACAGGAGGGCCAGATATGGGAAGCAGCGATGACTGCAGCACATTACAAACTTGACAATCTAACTGCAATACTGGACTTCAACGGGCTTCAGATAAACGGGCACAATGAAGAAGTTAAAAACATTCAGCCGATAGATGAAAAATTCAAAGCTTTCGGATGGCATGTTATAAAAATAGACGGGCACGACTTTGACCAGATAAAAAGAGCCATAGAAGAAGCAGAATCTACAAAAGGAAAGCCTACAATTATTATCGCAAAAACAATTAAAGGAAAAGGTGTATCATTTATGGAAAACCGGGTAGACTGGCACGGAACTGCACCAAATGAAGAACAAAGACAAAAAGCGGTTGAAGAACTTGAAAGGAGTGAAGCATAA
- a CDS encoding transketolase family protein has protein sequence MSTATRDAYGKALVELGEKNKNVVVLDADLSKSTKTAEFQKAYPDRFFNIGISEQDMMGTAAGFATCGKIPFASSFAIFATGRAYEQIRNSIGYPKLNVKIAATHAGITVGEDGATHQSIEDISLMRGIPNMVVINPSDAEETRQAIPAAADHHGPVYIRLGRMPVPDIHNKNYKFKLGKGEMLREGKDIAIIATGIMVSIALEAADRLREEGINATIVNIHTIKPIDRELIVKVAKQTGKVITAEEHSIIGGLGSAVCEILSEEYPVKVKRIGINDTFGQSGTPRELLEHYNLTFQDIIYAVKKF, from the coding sequence ATGAGTACAGCGACAAGGGATGCATACGGTAAAGCATTGGTGGAATTAGGAGAAAAAAACAAAAACGTAGTAGTGCTGGATGCAGATCTATCAAAATCAACAAAGACAGCAGAATTTCAAAAAGCATATCCAGACAGATTCTTCAACATAGGTATATCAGAGCAGGATATGATGGGAACAGCGGCCGGGTTTGCTACATGCGGCAAAATACCATTTGCGAGTTCATTTGCGATATTTGCAACAGGGAGGGCATATGAACAGATCAGAAACTCAATAGGATACCCAAAGTTAAACGTAAAAATAGCAGCGACACATGCTGGAATAACAGTAGGGGAGGACGGTGCAACACACCAGTCTATAGAAGATATATCGCTTATGCGTGGTATACCAAATATGGTAGTAATAAATCCGTCAGATGCTGAAGAGACAAGGCAAGCAATACCGGCTGCAGCAGACCACCATGGACCAGTATATATAAGGCTTGGAAGGATGCCGGTGCCAGATATACATAATAAAAACTACAAATTCAAGCTTGGTAAAGGAGAAATGCTAAGAGAAGGAAAAGATATAGCGATTATTGCCACGGGAATAATGGTGTCGATAGCACTTGAAGCGGCGGATAGATTAAGAGAAGAAGGAATAAACGCAACGATAGTAAATATACATACAATAAAACCTATTGACAGAGAACTTATAGTAAAAGTTGCAAAACAAACAGGTAAGGTTATAACGGCAGAAGAACACAGTATAATAGGAGGACTTGGTTCGGCTGTTTGCGAAATACTTTCAGAAGAATATCCTGTAAAAGTAAAAAGGATAGGCATAAACGATACTTTTGGTCAGTCTGGAACACCTAGAGAGCTTTTAGAACATTATAATTTAACATTTCAAGATATTATTTATGCAGTTAAAAAGTTTTGA
- a CDS encoding class II fructose-bisphosphate aldolase, with amino-acid sequence MNDILVKARNNKYAIGGFNFNFYDDALGIISAAYELKSPIILMASEGCVKFLGVKHIVNFVNQLKDEYNIPIILHLDHGKDIEIIKNCIDNKFDSIMYDGSLLNFEENIKNTKFIADLCHDKGMTIEGELGRISGAEENIENSEDVFTDPDSVAEFTERSDVDSLAVAIGNAHGLYKGRPRLDFERLSKINKISKVPLVLHGGTGIPYEDIQKAIQLGISKVNVGTEIKIAYIKSIKKHLETINDNDIRHLVSMVQNDIKELVKQYLDIFGTANKYSQLQSM; translated from the coding sequence TTGAATGATATACTAGTAAAAGCAAGGAACAATAAATATGCGATTGGAGGTTTTAATTTTAATTTTTATGATGATGCATTGGGGATAATTTCAGCAGCATACGAATTGAAGTCACCTATTATTTTGATGGCCAGTGAAGGGTGTGTCAAATTTTTAGGAGTTAAGCATATTGTTAATTTTGTAAATCAACTTAAAGATGAATATAATATTCCTATTATTTTACATCTTGATCATGGAAAAGATATTGAAATAATTAAAAACTGCATAGATAACAAATTCGACTCAATTATGTATGATGGATCATTGCTTAACTTTGAAGAAAATATTAAAAACACAAAATTTATTGCTGATTTATGCCATGACAAAGGAATGACCATTGAAGGGGAACTGGGTAGGATATCAGGTGCAGAAGAAAATATAGAAAATAGCGAGGATGTATTTACAGATCCAGATAGCGTAGCGGAATTTACAGAAAGAAGCGATGTGGATTCCTTAGCAGTAGCTATTGGAAACGCTCATGGATTATACAAAGGTAGACCCAGGTTAGATTTTGAAAGATTGTCTAAAATTAATAAAATATCAAAAGTGCCATTGGTATTGCATGGTGGTACAGGCATACCGTATGAAGATATACAAAAAGCTATACAATTAGGTATAAGTAAAGTGAATGTCGGGACTGAAATAAAGATAGCATATATTAAATCTATTAAAAAACATCTTGAAACAATCAACGATAATGATATTAGACATTTAGTTTCTATGGTTCAGAATGATATTAAAGAACTTGTAAAGCAGTATCTTGATATATTTGGTACTGCCAATAAATATAGCCAATTACAATCAATGTGA
- the tnpA gene encoding IS200/IS605 family transposase has product MQNYRKSSHATYDLKYHIVWITKYRKPILVGKIAERTRELIRMVCKNNEVEILSGHVSKDHIHILVSAPPHLSVSKLVQYIKGYSSRKLLMENKELNKQFWGQHLWARGYFAASSGNVTDEVIIEYIQNQDIEENQKNDNFTLGEF; this is encoded by the coding sequence ATGCAAAATTATAGAAAGTCGTCACATGCAACGTATGATCTAAAATATCATATAGTATGGATAACAAAATACAGAAAACCGATATTAGTTGGGAAAATAGCAGAAAGAACAAGGGAACTAATAAGAATGGTATGCAAAAATAATGAAGTAGAAATATTATCAGGACATGTATCAAAAGATCATATACATATACTAGTGTCGGCACCACCACATTTGTCAGTAAGTAAGCTGGTGCAATATATAAAGGGATATAGTTCGAGAAAGTTGCTAATGGAGAATAAGGAGCTTAACAAACAATTTTGGGGACAACATTTATGGGCACGAGGATATTTTGCAGCAAGTAGTGGCAATGTAACAGATGAAGTGATTATTGAATATATACAAAATCAAGACATAGAAGAAAATCAAAAGAATGATAATTTTACTTTAGGCGAGTTTTAA
- a CDS encoding anti sigma factor C-terminal domain-containing protein, with amino-acid sequence MADEKILNNDEKELDEIFESTKNDKFDKAIKKAKWRSILRTTIISLIVILIVSISTVFIGIKVTQSESSDISFALSVFNDISAPDMYIGKSIRYEGIFGGKTVYSTYKIIEGKVVYTGQQEYSYGLFNTVDVQAINSPAIVWGESFDEDALNKPTYNELGQREMIFFYPYVKYRTYKNDLNLLDDIGNDKYIEMALSFDKAYSIDEVNKMMPKNVTLTWYWVDDLNSKEKEAHKPHKNEQKLPDGKTIDVDNPADVCSEKAAYGIKVYDSNGDRLKNPEELFIGTIENNVNQLEKLKTDNHKLNGIKSEVKRIYDNLKDKNGKIKREDLKIQGVVVTGTAETLKSLRGLPFIKASSLGVVTDKY; translated from the coding sequence ATGGCAGATGAAAAAATTTTAAACAATGATGAGAAAGAACTTGATGAAATTTTTGAAAGCACAAAGAATGATAAATTTGATAAAGCAATTAAAAAAGCAAAATGGCGTTCTATTTTAAGAACCACAATTATAAGTTTGATAGTCATATTAATTGTTTCAATAAGCACCGTCTTTATAGGAATCAAAGTAACACAGTCGGAAAGCTCTGACATAAGTTTTGCCTTATCAGTATTCAATGATATCTCCGCTCCTGATATGTATATAGGAAAATCAATCAGATATGAAGGAATCTTTGGAGGCAAAACAGTTTATTCAACTTACAAGATAATAGAGGGTAAAGTGGTTTATACAGGTCAACAGGAATACAGCTATGGGCTTTTCAACACTGTCGATGTACAGGCTATCAATTCACCAGCTATAGTATGGGGAGAAAGTTTTGATGAAGATGCTCTAAACAAACCAACGTACAACGAACTTGGTCAAAGGGAAATGATTTTCTTCTACCCCTACGTAAAATACAGGACATACAAGAATGACTTAAATTTGCTGGATGACATAGGAAATGACAAATATATAGAGATGGCATTATCTTTTGATAAAGCGTACAGCATCGACGAAGTAAATAAAATGATGCCAAAAAACGTAACTTTAACGTGGTATTGGGTTGACGATCTAAATAGCAAAGAAAAAGAAGCACATAAACCACATAAAAATGAGCAAAAGCTTCCCGATGGAAAGACGATTGATGTAGATAATCCAGCAGATGTATGTTCTGAAAAAGCCGCATATGGTATAAAGGTCTATGACAGCAATGGCGACAGATTAAAAAATCCAGAAGAACTTTTTATAGGAACAATCGAGAACAATGTAAACCAATTAGAAAAGCTTAAAACAGATAATCATAAGCTAAATGGCATCAAGTCAGAGGTTAAAAGGATTTACGACAATTTAAAAGACAAGAATGGGAAAATAAAGAGGGAAGATTTAAAGATACAAGGCGTCGTCGTGACAGGTACTGCAGAAACCTTAAAATCTCTTAGAGGTTTGCCTTTTATAAAAGCATCATCATTAGGTGTTGTCACGGATAAGTATTGA
- a CDS encoding RNA polymerase sigma factor: MKDERFEDFLINKMTIIYKYLIKIGASCEDAEDIVQDTICKVIEYVDSISIDDIYPWLFKVSLNRYYNLYNKKKKEKIGIDDRILNSLYSDGLIEEHVLNEELKSNVHKILGLLKESYRTLLIFKYFVGLSYKEIGEILDLDENKVKTYLYRARNKFKELWEVSNYGR; encoded by the coding sequence ATGAAAGATGAGAGGTTTGAAGACTTCTTGATAAATAAGATGACCATAATTTACAAATATCTCATTAAAATCGGTGCATCCTGTGAAGATGCAGAAGATATCGTACAAGATACCATCTGCAAAGTTATTGAGTATGTTGACTCCATAAGCATTGACGACATCTATCCATGGCTGTTTAAAGTATCACTAAACAGATATTATAATCTGTATAATAAGAAAAAGAAGGAGAAAATTGGCATCGATGATAGAATTCTTAATAGCCTCTATTCAGATGGATTAATAGAAGAACACGTGCTTAATGAAGAATTAAAATCAAACGTTCATAAAATACTTGGTCTGTTAAAGGAAAGCTATAGAACCCTCTTAATTTTTAAGTATTTTGTTGGATTATCTTATAAAGAAATAGGAGAGATCTTAGATCTTGATGAAAACAAAGTAAAGACATATCTTTACCGTGCAAGAAATAAATTTAAAGAATTATGGGAGGTATCCAATTATGGCAGATGA